CATCCTGGAGCGCGTGTCCGGCCTCATCCTGGCCGCCATCGCGGTGCAGTTCATCGCGGACGGGGCGAAGGACCTGCTCAAATAACGTCCGCGCCCGCCACCCACGTGGCGCCGTCCTTGCGCACGGTGCCCTGGGGGCGGCCGTCCATGGTGAGGTGCTCCGGGCTGGAGCGCTGCGCGTCGTACGCGTAGCCGCCCTGGACCTCCTGCAGGTACACCACCACCGCGTCCACCACGTTCTCCTGCACGACCTTGAACTGGTCGTTCGCGCACTGGGTGTCGCCGGTGAAGAAGCGCTCCAGCGTGGCCTCCTCCGGGTGGCGCACGTAGACGACCACGGGGGCCCTCTCCTCCTTGCCCTCCGCGACGAACTTCTGGATGGCCTGCGCGGGCGCGGGCTGGCGCATCAGCGCCTGGAGGAGCGTGCACTTCTCGTCCTCCGCCTCCACGCGCTGCGCGTACGGCACGGTGCGCACGCAGCCCACCGTCCCCAGCAAGCCCAGGCCCGCCACGGCGAGCGCCCAACGGATGCGAGGAAGTTCCAGCATGTGACACCTCAAGGCTTGCGCCAGCGAGGGGTGAAGGGCGCGTTCGTCAAGGACGGGTCCTCCACCGCGATGATGTATTCGGCGCGGCGGTTGCCCGCCTCCGCCGTCTCGTCCGGCGTGGGCACCGCCGGGGACTGCTCACCAAAGCCCTCGTAGAACACTGGCACCTTCAGGCCGCGCTGGCGGAAGTAGGACGCGATGCTCTTCGCCCGCTTGAGTGACAGCTCGCGGTTGTCGTTTGTGCTGCCCACCGTGTCGGTGTGCCCCAGCACGTACAGGCGCAGCGACGCCCAGCGCCCGTACTTATTCAGCGCGTCCGTGATGCTCTTGTAGCTGGCGTCCAGCTTGCCCTTCTCCGCCGGGGGGACGTCCGAGCGGCCGGAGGCGAAGGTCACCTCCTCGTGCGGGATGTCCACCTGCCACGGGTAGAGGTCCACGCCGGTGTAGAAGTCGGAGGTGTCGTAGGCACGCAGGCGGATGTGCATGACCTTGCCCTCCGCAGGCAGCCACTTCACCTCCAGGGGCGTGCCCGCGGGCGCGCCCTTGAAGTCCACGTCGCCCGCGAAGGCCGTCTTGCCGGTGTCCATCGTCACCGTGACCTCCGTCTTCGCGGCCGGACGGGACAGCGTGAAGCGTAGCTTGCGGCCGGGCACGTCCACGTCCTCGGGGCGCACCTCCAGCTTCAGCGGGCCGTTCAGCTCCGTGTCGAAGGACAGCGGCAGGGTGCCCGGCTCCGCGTTGTCCGGGAACCGCACGGTGAGCTCGCCCTCGTAGTGGAACTTCCCTTCCGGCTGCTCCAGGGCGACGCGGCGGGTGATGCCCGGCTTGCCGCCCCCCTTGAGCTCCACCGCCTTGCCGTCGCTGCGCTTGAGCTTCACCTCGAAGCCGGCGATGGGCTCCTCGATGTGGATGAGCAGCGCGGGCAGGCCCTCGCCCAGCGCCGCCTTGCCCTCCAGCGAGACCCGGATGGCCTCCGCGAAGGCGGGCAACGGCAGGCCCAGCAGGGCCACGAGAGGTAGGAGTCGAACGGACATGCGGCGTCGGCCTCGGCGTCGCGGGGGGAGGTGGGAAAGCAACTCCAGCCCGGGGGAACGGATTCCCGCGAAGCCTACCGCACGCCCACCAGGGTGATGCCCCGCGCGGTGGCCCCCGCGAAGAGGGCGGGTGCGTCCAGCAGCACCGTGCGCCCTACCTCCAGCGCCAGCACCCGGGCCCCCACCTCCGCCATGACCTCCAGCGTGCGCGGGCCCACGGCGGGCAAATCAAAGCGCAGGTCCTGCTCCGGCTTGCAGCGCTTCACCACCACCGCCCCGGGGCCGCCCAGCTTCGCCCCCCGGCGGATGGTCTCGTCGGTGCCCTCCACGGCCTCCAGCGCCAGCACGTGGCCGTCGCGCACCACCACCGTCTGGCCCACGTCCGCCTGGCCCAGGAGCACCGCCACCTCGCGGCCCAGGGCCACGTCCTTCTCCTGCGCGGGCTTCAGCGTAGGGCCGGCCAGGTGCCCTTCGGGGCACAGCACCTCGCCCAGGAAGTCCGTGGGCGCGATGATGGTGATGCCCTTCTCCTCGAAGTCCGCGGCCACCGCGCGCAACAGCGCGTCGTCCCGGAAGCTGCGCAGGCGGGAGATGATGCGCACCGCGCCCAGGTCCGGCCGGGCCTCCGTGAGCGCGCGCACGCGGCCGATGCCGCCCGCCATGGCCGCCCGGGTGACGCCCGCCTGGAGGAACACCTTCTGGATGCGGGCCACCTGCCCCACGCGCACCCAGGCGAAGTGACTGACTTCCCGCTCCAGCGCCGGGTCCGTCTCTCCCCGGTGCGCGGCCACCACCACCTCCAGGCCGCGCGCACGGGCGGCGCGGACGAAGAGGAAGGGAAGCTGGCCGTTGCCGGCGATGAGGCCGATGCGCTCCACGCGCTGCACTCCGTTCCCTGGCGAAAGGGCCTAGCGCGTGACGCCGCGCTTGCTCGTCTCCACGAACCGCACCAGGTGCTCCACTTCCGGG
The window above is part of the Corallococcus caeni genome. Proteins encoded here:
- a CDS encoding OmpA family protein, coding for MSVRLLPLVALLGLPLPAFAEAIRVSLEGKAALGEGLPALLIHIEEPIAGFEVKLKRSDGKAVELKGGGKPGITRRVALEQPEGKFHYEGELTVRFPDNAEPGTLPLSFDTELNGPLKLEVRPEDVDVPGRKLRFTLSRPAAKTEVTVTMDTGKTAFAGDVDFKGAPAGTPLEVKWLPAEGKVMHIRLRAYDTSDFYTGVDLYPWQVDIPHEEVTFASGRSDVPPAEKGKLDASYKSITDALNKYGRWASLRLYVLGHTDTVGSTNDNRELSLKRAKSIASYFRQRGLKVPVFYEGFGEQSPAVPTPDETAEAGNRRAEYIIAVEDPSLTNAPFTPRWRKP
- a CDS encoding LpxI family protein, yielding MERIGLIAGNGQLPFLFVRAARARGLEVVVAAHRGETDPALEREVSHFAWVRVGQVARIQKVFLQAGVTRAAMAGGIGRVRALTEARPDLGAVRIISRLRSFRDDALLRAVAADFEEKGITIIAPTDFLGEVLCPEGHLAGPTLKPAQEKDVALGREVAVLLGQADVGQTVVVRDGHVLALEAVEGTDETIRRGAKLGGPGAVVVKRCKPEQDLRFDLPAVGPRTLEVMAEVGARVLALEVGRTVLLDAPALFAGATARGITLVGVR